The proteins below are encoded in one region of Haladaptatus sp. R4:
- a CDS encoding ABC transporter permease — MSRWHYFARRLLLSIPILIFGTTITFVVLRMGPVDPVGAILGPTGDPQAYNKISNQLGLNKPLWEQYVDYMTNMVTFHLGRSWVLHPDQTAYDLIVSYAPRTLWLGFWSVLIAVFVGIPLGFYAGLNPNSGSDYFASFGGIVWRAMPNFWLALILMAVLSHSQDVLFGFNWQNWLVHTTVTGVPFHDYHELTNPHNLLAAIKKIAPAAIVLGSASMGNEMRIGRTAVLETANSNFIETARAKGVPPRSLVWKHIFRNALIPLVPIITGEAFLLIGGSVIVETVFNISGIGRLFFQAVIQGDLPLVGSMMFIFILIVVLINILQDFLYTIIDPRVGYDGGA, encoded by the coding sequence ATGAGTCGATGGCACTACTTCGCTCGCCGTCTACTACTGTCCATCCCTATTCTCATCTTCGGAACGACGATCACGTTCGTCGTCCTCCGAATGGGACCGGTCGACCCCGTGGGGGCGATTCTCGGTCCGACGGGAGATCCGCAAGCGTACAACAAGATATCGAATCAACTCGGCCTTAACAAGCCGTTATGGGAACAGTACGTCGACTACATGACCAACATGGTAACGTTCCATTTGGGTCGTTCGTGGGTTCTCCATCCGGATCAAACCGCCTACGACCTCATCGTATCGTATGCCCCCCGAACCCTCTGGTTGGGTTTCTGGTCGGTTCTCATCGCCGTCTTCGTGGGAATCCCCCTCGGATTCTACGCCGGACTCAACCCGAACTCGGGAAGCGACTACTTCGCTTCGTTCGGTGGTATCGTATGGCGTGCGATGCCGAACTTCTGGCTCGCGCTGATCCTGATGGCAGTCCTTTCCCATTCACAAGACGTGCTGTTCGGGTTCAACTGGCAGAACTGGCTCGTTCATACGACCGTTACCGGTGTTCCGTTCCACGACTATCACGAGTTGACCAATCCGCATAACCTGCTAGCCGCCATCAAGAAGATCGCACCGGCAGCCATCGTTCTCGGTTCCGCATCGATGGGGAACGAGATGCGTATTGGGCGAACGGCAGTGCTGGAGACGGCGAACTCCAACTTCATCGAAACGGCGCGTGCGAAAGGCGTTCCGCCGCGCTCGCTCGTCTGGAAGCACATCTTCCGGAACGCCCTCATCCCGCTCGTTCCCATCATCACGGGCGAGGCGTTCCTGCTCATCGGTGGTTCAGTCATCGTCGAAACCGTGTTCAACATCAGCGGTATCGGCCGCCTGTTCTTCCAAGCAGTCATTCAGGGCGACTTACCACTCGTCGGTTCGATGATGTTCATCTTCATCCTCATCGTCGTACTGATAAACATCCTACAGGACTTCCTGTACACAATAATCGACCCCCGTGTCGGTTACGACGGAGGTGCATAA
- a CDS encoding ABC transporter permease — MSTNSAIREEKSLRERIADNPRPAALWLAGFLVLLALEFGALWGMIMAVPWGTFVDKLAFLKPIAAPFATFGDALSDLPTLLSRSIFDNTGWQSPSGGWKGTFLGLSPAVVWAIRVVLVYAYTLAFLYWLWRGYLTFREHYRYADWTPRDDMVNRFRNHTWGLFGFVVVFMFVVMAIFAPALGPTTLERNIQDPYSHQIKYLDKDSNQVKEALIGDANSDSQSEGSSGNVGPMTYDDYGRYHPFGTLPTGKDLFTFMMHGARVSLFIGLTSIIVSGLIATAFALLTAYYKGAVDLLVVVVGDSVMSIPRLLLLILLSYVLKSTWLGKIYNGGLLFALLFAATGWPFLWRAVRGPAMQVSEQEWIDAAKSFGQSPVTTMKKHMAPYILGYLLVYSSMTLGGIIISVAALSFLGLGINAPTPEWGRAISVGQTYTTTASWHISLIPGVLIVLIVTAFNALGDGIRDAVDPQSETGDDGGAEVAATGGSGA; from the coding sequence ATGAGTACCAATTCCGCTATTCGAGAGGAAAAATCCCTCCGCGAACGTATCGCAGACAACCCACGACCGGCGGCCCTCTGGCTCGCCGGATTCCTCGTGCTCCTCGCACTCGAATTCGGTGCGCTGTGGGGCATGATAATGGCAGTTCCGTGGGGAACGTTTGTCGATAAACTGGCGTTCCTCAAACCCATCGCCGCACCGTTTGCGACCTTCGGTGACGCACTGTCGGACTTGCCGACGCTGCTATCGAGGAGCATCTTCGACAACACCGGCTGGCAATCGCCGTCCGGTGGGTGGAAAGGGACGTTCCTCGGATTGTCCCCGGCAGTCGTCTGGGCCATCCGCGTCGTCCTCGTCTATGCCTACACGCTCGCATTCCTGTACTGGCTCTGGCGCGGCTATCTCACGTTCCGAGAGCACTATCGATACGCCGACTGGACGCCCCGTGACGACATGGTCAACCGGTTCCGCAACCACACGTGGGGACTGTTCGGGTTCGTCGTCGTCTTCATGTTCGTCGTGATGGCGATTTTCGCGCCCGCACTCGGGCCGACGACCCTCGAACGTAATATCCAGGATCCGTACTCCCACCAGATTAAATACCTCGACAAGGATTCCAATCAGGTCAAGGAAGCTCTCATCGGTGACGCCAACTCGGACTCCCAATCGGAAGGTTCAAGCGGAAACGTCGGTCCGATGACCTACGACGACTACGGTCGATATCATCCGTTCGGCACGTTACCGACCGGTAAGGACTTATTTACCTTCATGATGCACGGCGCTCGCGTCTCGCTGTTCATCGGCCTCACGTCCATCATCGTGAGCGGTCTCATCGCGACGGCGTTCGCGCTCCTGACGGCGTACTACAAGGGTGCAGTCGATCTCTTGGTCGTCGTCGTCGGTGACTCTGTGATGTCGATTCCGCGCCTGCTACTCCTCATCCTGCTCTCGTACGTGTTAAAGAGTACGTGGCTCGGGAAGATTTACAACGGCGGTCTGTTGTTCGCACTGCTGTTCGCCGCAACTGGTTGGCCGTTCCTCTGGCGTGCAGTGCGCGGCCCCGCGATGCAGGTATCCGAACAGGAGTGGATCGACGCCGCAAAGAGCTTCGGGCAGAGCCCGGTTACGACCATGAAGAAGCACATGGCTCCGTACATCCTCGGCTATCTGCTCGTCTACTCCTCGATGACGCTCGGCGGTATCATCATCTCCGTCGCAGCGCTGTCATTCCTCGGTCTCGGTATCAACGCACCGACGCCGGAATGGGGTCGTGCAATAAGCGTCGGGCAGACCTACACGACGACCGCCTCGTGGCACATCTCGCTCATTCCGGGCGTACTCATCGTGCTCATCGTCACCGCGTTCAACGCGCTCGGTGACGGTATCCGAGACGCGGTCGACCCACAGAGCGAAACGGGTGACGACGGCGGTGCTGAAGTCGCCGCGACAGGAGGGAGTGGTGCATAA
- a CDS encoding ABC transporter ATP-binding protein gives MASSQQPTSIADREPILSVENLQTAFFTDKEVIRACDGVSFDIRPGETVGIVGESGSGKSVTARSIMGLIKSPGRILDGSIRFKDEELTDKSEKEYRQIRGGDIAMVFQDPLTSLNPVYSVGNQIKEALRLHQDMTGTAATKEAINLLEAVGIPDAGRRIKEYPHEFSGGMRQRAVIAMALACDPELLICDEPTTALDVTIQAQILELLDELQEERDLAIMFITHDMGVIAEIADRVNVMYAGEIIESAPVVELFENPRHPYTRGLLRSIPGNAPESDRLVTIEGDVPTPNEPATYCRFAPRCPEAFDSCDSVHPVPVEVNENADRHTAACLLYPEDVSQSEAIDVHRNMATESEDKL, from the coding sequence ATGGCGTCGAGCCAACAACCCACGTCCATCGCCGACAGGGAGCCGATTCTGTCGGTCGAAAACCTTCAGACGGCCTTCTTCACCGACAAAGAGGTCATCCGTGCCTGTGACGGCGTTTCGTTCGACATCAGACCCGGAGAGACGGTCGGTATCGTCGGCGAATCCGGGTCCGGAAAGAGCGTCACTGCACGCTCCATCATGGGCCTCATCAAATCGCCCGGACGCATCCTCGACGGTAGCATCCGTTTCAAGGACGAGGAACTGACGGATAAATCCGAAAAGGAGTACCGACAGATCCGCGGCGGTGACATCGCGATGGTGTTCCAGGACCCACTGACGAGCCTGAACCCCGTCTACAGCGTCGGGAACCAGATCAAGGAGGCACTCCGTCTCCATCAAGATATGACCGGAACCGCGGCGACAAAGGAGGCTATCAATCTCCTCGAAGCGGTCGGTATCCCCGACGCCGGTCGCCGCATCAAGGAGTACCCACACGAGTTCTCCGGCGGCATGCGTCAGCGGGCGGTCATCGCCATGGCGCTCGCGTGTGACCCCGAACTGCTCATCTGTGACGAGCCGACGACGGCGCTCGACGTGACGATTCAGGCCCAGATCCTCGAACTGCTGGATGAACTCCAGGAGGAACGCGACCTCGCGATCATGTTCATCACGCACGACATGGGCGTCATCGCGGAAATCGCCGACCGCGTGAACGTCATGTACGCGGGCGAAATCATCGAAAGTGCGCCCGTCGTGGAACTGTTCGAGAATCCACGACACCCGTACACCCGTGGTCTGCTGCGAAGCATTCCGGGCAACGCCCCCGAGTCGGACCGCCTCGTCACCATTGAGGGTGACGTTCCGACGCCGAACGAACCCGCCACGTACTGTCGATTCGCGCCTCGATGTCCCGAGGCGTTCGACTCGTGCGATTCGGTTCACCCGGTCCCGGTCGAGGTCAACGAAAACGCGGACAGGCACACTGCGGCGTGTCTCCTGTATCCCGAAGACGTGTCACAATCAGAAGCCATCGACGTGCATCGCAATATGGCAACCGAAAGTGAGGACAAACTATGA
- a CDS encoding ABC transporter ATP-binding protein encodes MSEVQKSKSPSVETGETLVEINELKTYYGEGGLIDSTPVKAVDGVSVDIQRGETLGLVGESGCGKSTLGRTLIQLEEATSGEVLFDGTDITQLSGKDLKNWRRNSQMVFQDPESSLNDRMTVGEIIREPLDVHDWKTPRERREHVRELLDVVGLQPEHYYRYPHQFSGGQRQRVGIARALALEPEFIVLDEPVSALDVSVQAQILNLLEDLQNEFGLTYLFIAHDLSVVRHICDRVAVMYLGHIMELGPTEELFENPKNPYTISLLSAIPDPDPTARGERVTLRGTPPSPRDPPKGCPFSTRCPMKIRPEEFQDMDDDLWVNIEIFREVVRERSRAERSMTDQVKEMLGMDTRFSDISEIQQELFTDVEVPQKVQQHIDEASGYIENNDEEQAREYLRDVFGSVCDSDSPSDNVVSDSGRFSHCHRHLESYEEPDEFTPYTMR; translated from the coding sequence ATGAGCGAAGTACAGAAGAGCAAATCCCCGTCGGTCGAGACAGGCGAAACGCTCGTGGAAATCAACGAGCTGAAAACCTACTACGGCGAGGGTGGTCTCATCGACTCGACCCCCGTCAAAGCTGTTGACGGTGTCTCCGTCGATATTCAACGCGGCGAAACGCTCGGGTTGGTCGGCGAATCCGGCTGTGGAAAATCGACGCTCGGCCGGACGCTCATCCAACTGGAGGAAGCGACGTCCGGCGAAGTGCTGTTCGACGGCACCGACATCACCCAACTGTCGGGCAAAGATCTCAAAAACTGGCGACGAAACAGCCAGATGGTCTTTCAGGACCCCGAATCCAGCCTCAACGACCGGATGACGGTCGGCGAAATCATCCGCGAACCGCTCGACGTTCACGACTGGAAGACGCCGCGGGAGCGTCGTGAACACGTCCGTGAACTACTGGACGTCGTCGGACTCCAACCCGAACACTACTACCGTTACCCGCACCAGTTCTCGGGTGGCCAGCGCCAGCGTGTCGGTATCGCCCGCGCGCTCGCGCTCGAACCGGAGTTCATCGTGCTGGACGAACCGGTCTCGGCGCTGGACGTCTCCGTGCAGGCCCAGATTCTCAACCTGCTCGAAGACCTGCAGAACGAGTTCGGCCTGACGTACCTGTTCATCGCCCACGACCTCTCCGTGGTTCGGCACATCTGTGACCGTGTCGCCGTGATGTATCTGGGTCACATAATGGAACTCGGTCCGACGGAGGAACTGTTCGAGAACCCGAAAAACCCGTACACGATTTCGCTCCTCTCGGCGATTCCGGACCCGGACCCGACGGCCCGCGGTGAGCGAGTCACGCTTCGCGGGACTCCACCGAGTCCACGTGACCCACCGAAAGGCTGTCCGTTCAGTACACGCTGTCCGATGAAGATTCGACCGGAGGAGTTCCAAGACATGGACGACGACCTCTGGGTCAACATCGAAATCTTCCGCGAAGTCGTTCGCGAACGTTCCCGCGCCGAACGTTCGATGACCGATCAGGTGAAGGAGATGCTCGGCATGGATACTCGGTTCTCCGACATCAGTGAGATCCAACAGGAGTTGTTCACCGATGTGGAAGTGCCGCAGAAAGTCCAACAGCACATCGACGAAGCGTCGGGCTACATCGAGAACAACGACGAAGAGCAAGCGCGCGAGTATCTTCGTGACGTGTTCGGAAGCGTCTGTGACTCGGACTCGCCCAGCGACAACGTCGTGAGCGACTCCGGTCGCTTCAGCCACTGTCACCGTCACCTCGAATCGTACGAGGAGCCGGACGAATTCACGCCCTACACGATGCGGTAA
- a CDS encoding CBS domain-containing protein gives MNVAEAMTPRSDVVTVELPGTRDDVLDYLQELSFSSVPVVKQTDDGEQYRGLISRDDLIENPDEDQLAILMRDVATTTQDASIEDVAVLMLEEQTRRVPVVDGELEGIVTVTDVVRAIAESEANGDTEVGELASLDVNTCYVETPLTVAEREIYYANVPYAVTLNEEGDMDGILTEVDIIEVVRVVEGEDDTGGSIANEDDAWMWEGIKSVGNSYIPTRNVQIPSAPVSEFMTEDVVTVSKHKKAREVAQTMLTNDIEQVPLVSGDQLVGIVRDVNLLEALK, from the coding sequence ATGAACGTTGCCGAAGCGATGACACCCAGGTCTGATGTGGTCACTGTCGAGCTTCCGGGCACGCGCGACGACGTGCTCGATTACTTGCAGGAACTGTCGTTTTCCTCCGTCCCTGTCGTTAAACAGACGGATGACGGCGAACAGTACCGTGGCCTCATATCGCGCGATGACCTCATCGAAAACCCCGACGAAGACCAACTCGCCATCCTGATGCGGGATGTCGCGACGACGACGCAGGACGCGTCCATCGAGGACGTTGCCGTCCTGATGTTGGAGGAACAAACCCGACGTGTCCCGGTCGTGGACGGTGAACTCGAAGGAATCGTCACCGTCACTGACGTCGTCCGAGCCATCGCCGAGAGCGAAGCGAACGGCGATACGGAAGTCGGCGAACTGGCGAGCCTCGACGTGAACACCTGCTACGTCGAGACGCCGCTGACGGTCGCCGAACGCGAAATCTACTACGCGAACGTGCCGTACGCGGTCACGCTCAACGAAGAGGGTGATATGGACGGAATCCTCACCGAAGTCGACATCATCGAAGTCGTGCGCGTGGTCGAAGGCGAGGACGACACCGGCGGCAGTATCGCGAACGAGGACGACGCGTGGATGTGGGAAGGAATCAAATCGGTCGGAAACAGTTACATCCCGACGCGAAACGTCCAAATCCCGTCCGCACCCGTCAGCGAGTTCATGACGGAGGACGTGGTGACGGTCTCGAAGCACAAGAAAGCGCGCGAGGTCGCCCAGACGATGCTCACGAACGATATCGAACAGGTCCCGCTCGTCAGCGGCGACCAACTCGTCGGCATCGTCCGAGACGTGAACTTGCTGGAGGCGCTAAAATGA
- the glyS gene encoding glycine--tRNA ligase, with protein sequence MTDLVELAKRRGFFFQSSEAYGGVSGFYVYGPQGAALKRNIEDSWRDRFQVQEGHREIEAPTIMPEPVFEASGHLDGFDDMLVECPECGESHRADHLIEDNTDIEDAEALPLEEVGELIADNDLHCPTCDTPLAGEPVEDFNLMFETDIGPGSGQPGYLRPETAQGIFVEFPRLKEYARNSLPFGITQVGKAYRNEISPRKSIIRVREFTQAELEHFIDPETDEPPLHLVEDIEVMLYSAVEQNADEGEYIYTTIGEAVEEGIIASDWIAYYLGVGQEWYERIGVDMDRFRFRQHLEGERAHYSSDCWDAEAEIDGDWVEITGYSYRSDYDLSKHDTYSDEDFTLFRQYDEPKVVERATVDPDMSYLGPEFGGAAADISEALQTLAERDRTAFDGDAVTVEADGDSYTVPVEKTGFSVDEVKESGEHITPHVVEPSIGIGRVLYTVLDHAYETDEIEGETRTRLALEPELAPTTVGVFPLMDKDGMGEQAREIAAELRTHGFDATYDDSGNIGRRYRRQDEVGTPFCVTVDYEGLEDGTVTLRERDSTDQVRVAVSDLPDFLSELRSGDRAFSDL encoded by the coding sequence ATGACGGATCTGGTAGAACTCGCCAAACGACGTGGGTTCTTCTTCCAGTCGTCGGAAGCCTACGGCGGTGTCTCGGGATTCTACGTCTACGGTCCGCAGGGCGCGGCACTCAAACGAAACATCGAGGACTCGTGGCGTGACCGCTTTCAGGTACAGGAGGGCCACCGCGAAATCGAAGCGCCGACCATCATGCCCGAACCCGTCTTCGAGGCGTCGGGCCATCTCGACGGCTTCGACGACATGCTGGTCGAGTGCCCGGAATGTGGCGAGAGCCACCGCGCCGACCACCTCATCGAGGACAACACGGACATCGAGGACGCGGAAGCCCTGCCGCTCGAAGAGGTCGGCGAACTCATCGCCGACAACGACCTCCACTGTCCGACCTGTGATACCCCGCTCGCAGGCGAACCGGTCGAGGATTTCAACCTCATGTTCGAGACGGACATCGGCCCCGGTTCGGGCCAACCCGGCTACCTGCGTCCGGAGACGGCACAGGGCATCTTCGTGGAATTTCCGCGGCTCAAGGAGTACGCCCGCAATAGCCTCCCGTTCGGTATCACCCAGGTCGGGAAGGCGTACCGGAACGAAATCAGCCCCCGGAAATCCATCATTCGCGTCCGTGAGTTCACGCAAGCCGAACTCGAACACTTCATCGACCCCGAAACCGACGAACCGCCGCTCCATCTGGTCGAGGACATCGAGGTGATGCTGTACTCCGCCGTCGAGCAGAACGCCGACGAAGGCGAGTACATCTACACGACCATCGGCGAGGCGGTCGAAGAGGGTATCATCGCCAGCGACTGGATCGCCTACTACCTCGGCGTCGGCCAGGAGTGGTACGAGCGAATCGGCGTGGACATGGACCGCTTCCGGTTCCGCCAACACCTCGAAGGCGAGCGGGCTCACTATTCGAGCGACTGTTGGGACGCCGAAGCGGAAATCGACGGCGACTGGGTGGAGATAACCGGTTACTCCTACCGGAGCGACTACGACCTCTCGAAACACGACACCTACTCCGACGAGGACTTCACCCTCTTCCGGCAGTACGACGAGCCGAAAGTGGTCGAACGTGCGACCGTCGACCCCGACATGAGCTATCTCGGTCCCGAATTCGGCGGGGCGGCCGCCGACATCTCCGAGGCGCTCCAGACGCTCGCGGAACGCGACCGCACCGCGTTCGACGGCGACGCGGTAACCGTCGAAGCCGACGGCGACTCCTACACGGTTCCGGTCGAGAAAACCGGGTTCAGCGTCGACGAAGTCAAGGAATCCGGCGAGCACATCACGCCGCACGTCGTCGAACCGTCCATCGGTATCGGTCGCGTGCTCTACACCGTCCTCGACCACGCGTACGAGACGGACGAAATCGAAGGCGAGACGCGAACGCGGTTGGCACTCGAACCCGAACTCGCGCCGACGACGGTCGGCGTCTTCCCGCTCATGGACAAGGACGGTATGGGCGAGCAGGCTCGGGAAATCGCGGCCGAACTCAGAACGCACGGCTTCGACGCCACCTACGACGATTCGGGTAACATCGGCCGTCGGTATCGCCGACAGGACGAAGTCGGCACGCCGTTCTGCGTGACGGTCGATTACGAAGGGTTGGAAGACGGCACCGTGACCCTCCGTGAACGGGATTCGACCGACCAGGTCCGCGTTGCCGTCTCCGACCTTCCGGATTTCCTCTCCGAACTCCGGAGCGGTGACCGCGCCTTCTCGGACCTCTAA
- a CDS encoding dolichol kinase, whose protein sequence is MSGEVKRRLVHVSGTGLPALYLLGLLKWQQLRWLLLVGSAVALVLEILRLFVGLDWRIYDELTRSYEQDNLAGYALYFFGMTATAWVFEPRIAIPAMLMLTIADPISGLIGSGELGIKAAHTLLVTFAVCLLIASVLGLPFPAAVLGAIAATLADGMKPVIAGYVIDDNLTIPLGAAVAMFVALRYLPMLF, encoded by the coding sequence GTGTCGGGCGAAGTCAAGCGCAGACTGGTACACGTCAGCGGAACCGGACTCCCGGCGCTGTACCTGTTGGGCCTGCTGAAGTGGCAGCAACTGCGCTGGCTTCTCCTCGTCGGTTCGGCTGTCGCGCTCGTCCTCGAAATCCTTCGCCTGTTCGTCGGTCTCGACTGGCGGATTTACGACGAGCTCACGCGTTCGTACGAACAGGACAACCTCGCGGGGTACGCGCTGTACTTCTTCGGAATGACGGCGACTGCGTGGGTGTTCGAACCGCGAATCGCCATCCCGGCGATGCTCATGCTGACCATCGCCGACCCCATCAGTGGTCTCATCGGATCCGGGGAACTGGGAATCAAAGCGGCTCACACCCTTCTCGTCACGTTTGCCGTCTGTCTCCTCATCGCGTCCGTCCTCGGACTGCCGTTCCCCGCCGCAGTTCTCGGCGCAATCGCGGCGACCCTCGCGGACGGCATGAAACCCGTCATCGCGGGCTACGTCATCGACGACAACCTCACGATTCCTCTCGGTGCCGCCGTGGCGATGTTCGTCGCGCTTCGGTATCTGCCGATGCTGTTCTGA
- a CDS encoding DEAD/DEAH box helicase — MATTDTEQNYVEHPYLAPSFIERRLYQIQLAGTARNDHTLVCLPTGLGKTTVSLLVTAERFNEVGGKSLFLAPTKPLVNQHADFYRQALSIPDEDIVVFTGEVRPDERSKLWKSAKVIIATPQVVENDIVGGRIDLGPVTHITFDECHRATGDYAYNYIAERYHSDAHDPLVTGMSASPGGDKESIMEVCENLGLHEVEVMTEDDSDVSTYTHDTDVEWVRVQLPDNIIEIRDALNEVIKDRLERLKTLGVINTTRPDVSQKDLNKVRGELQKLINNDQSEGYKGMSAHAEVMKLRRAVELAETQSVESLRRYFERQRNAARSSGASKASQRFVSDPKVQEAMRKATQYDDRHPKFRKAHTYLAQTLVDGGQRIIVFTESRDTAETLTEFFNENFDARRFVGQGDKDGSDGMTQKEQQEALDNFRAGEFEVLVSTSVAEEGLDVPEVDLVLFYEPVPTAVRSIQRKGRTGRQAQGQVVVLLAEDTRDEAYFWISKRREDEMEAELRKLKGVAKEVEEELDDSQQTLGSFGGDGNGANEVSHGLQEFDTKSADDTGEKNADSDASADDETAPDGVVATARKRDNSDNVEIVADQRELDANIARDLSARDGVDVRLETLAVGDYVLSDRVAVERKSVSDFLDTLVGSDRSMFEQVGDMNRHYARPVVIIEGEDLYEQRNVHPNAVRGAIASLAVDFGASVLRTEDEKDTTDLLEVIATREQEVAQREVSVHGDKHSKTRSEQQEYVVASIADIGPVTARALLEAFGSVQAVMTASKDELMETQGVGEITADRIREVVAEAYDP; from the coding sequence ATGGCGACCACGGACACGGAACAGAACTACGTGGAACACCCCTATCTCGCTCCCTCGTTCATCGAGCGGCGACTCTACCAGATTCAACTCGCCGGAACCGCACGCAACGATCACACGCTCGTCTGTCTCCCGACTGGGTTGGGAAAGACGACCGTTAGCTTACTCGTCACGGCGGAGCGGTTCAACGAGGTGGGTGGCAAGTCCCTCTTCCTCGCGCCGACGAAACCGCTGGTGAATCAGCACGCGGATTTCTATCGGCAAGCCCTCTCGATACCCGACGAGGACATCGTCGTGTTCACCGGCGAGGTCCGCCCGGACGAGCGTTCGAAGCTGTGGAAGTCGGCGAAAGTCATCATCGCCACGCCACAGGTCGTGGAAAACGACATCGTCGGCGGGCGAATCGACCTCGGCCCGGTGACCCACATCACCTTCGACGAGTGTCATCGCGCGACCGGTGACTACGCGTACAACTACATCGCCGAACGGTACCATTCGGACGCACACGACCCGCTCGTTACCGGGATGAGCGCGTCGCCGGGCGGCGACAAGGAGTCGATCATGGAGGTGTGTGAAAACCTCGGCCTGCACGAAGTCGAGGTGATGACCGAGGACGACAGCGACGTTTCGACGTACACCCACGACACGGACGTGGAGTGGGTCCGCGTACAACTCCCCGACAACATCATCGAAATCCGGGATGCGCTGAACGAGGTCATCAAGGACCGGTTGGAACGCCTGAAAACCCTCGGCGTCATCAACACCACGCGACCTGACGTGTCCCAGAAGGACCTGAACAAGGTTCGCGGCGAGTTGCAGAAACTCATCAATAACGACCAGTCGGAGGGGTACAAGGGTATGTCCGCCCACGCGGAGGTGATGAAACTCCGCCGTGCGGTCGAACTCGCGGAGACCCAGAGCGTCGAATCCCTCCGTCGGTATTTCGAACGCCAACGCAACGCCGCCCGCTCGTCGGGTGCGTCGAAGGCGAGCCAACGGTTCGTCTCCGACCCCAAGGTACAGGAGGCGATGCGGAAGGCGACCCAATACGACGACCGACACCCCAAGTTCCGCAAGGCACACACCTACCTCGCCCAGACGCTCGTGGACGGCGGCCAGCGAATCATCGTCTTCACCGAATCGCGCGATACGGCCGAGACGCTGACGGAATTCTTCAACGAAAACTTCGACGCCCGACGGTTCGTCGGACAGGGAGACAAGGACGGGAGCGACGGAATGACCCAGAAGGAACAGCAGGAGGCGCTCGACAACTTTCGGGCCGGCGAGTTCGAAGTGCTCGTCTCGACATCCGTTGCGGAGGAAGGCCTGGACGTGCCGGAAGTGGATTTGGTGCTGTTTTACGAACCCGTTCCGACCGCGGTGCGATCTATTCAGCGCAAAGGACGGACAGGTCGGCAGGCACAGGGCCAGGTTGTCGTCCTGCTCGCCGAGGACACCCGCGACGAGGCGTACTTCTGGATCTCCAAGCGTCGGGAGGACGAAATGGAAGCCGAGTTGCGGAAACTCAAGGGCGTCGCCAAGGAAGTCGAGGAGGAACTGGACGACTCACAGCAGACGCTCGGGTCGTTCGGCGGCGACGGGAACGGGGCGAACGAAGTGAGCCACGGACTACAGGAGTTCGATACGAAGTCGGCGGACGACACGGGTGAGAAAAACGCCGACAGTGACGCTAGCGCGGACGACGAAACCGCCCCCGACGGCGTCGTGGCGACGGCGCGCAAACGCGACAACTCCGACAACGTCGAAATCGTCGCCGACCAGCGTGAACTCGACGCGAACATCGCCCGCGACCTCTCCGCGCGGGACGGCGTGGACGTTCGCCTCGAAACGCTCGCCGTCGGCGACTACGTTCTGAGCGACCGGGTCGCAGTCGAGCGCAAATCGGTGAGCGACTTCCTCGATACGCTCGTCGGAAGCGACCGATCGATGTTCGAGCAAGTCGGGGACATGAACCGCCACTACGCCCGCCCCGTCGTCATCATCGAAGGCGAGGATCTCTACGAACAGCGTAACGTCCACCCGAACGCGGTTCGCGGTGCAATCGCTTCGCTTGCAGTCGATTTCGGCGCGAGCGTCCTCCGAACGGAAGACGAGAAGGACACGACGGATTTGCTCGAAGTCATCGCCACGCGGGAACAGGAGGTCGCACAGCGTGAGGTTTCGGTGCACGGTGACAAACACTCGAAGACGCGTTCCGAACAACAGGAGTACGTCGTCGCCTCCATCGCGGACATCGGTCCAGTCACTGCTCGTGCTTTATTGGAAGCGTTCGGGTCCGTACAAGCGGTCATGACCGCTTCGAAAGACGAGCTTATGGAGACACAGGGCGTCGGCGAGATAACCGCCGACCGAATCCGCGAGGTCGTGGCCGAGGCGTACGACCCGTAA